From one Enterococcus sp. DIV2402 genomic stretch:
- the eno gene encoding phosphopyruvate hydratase, which translates to MSIVIKNVKAREVFDSRGNPTVEVDVLLSDGSLGRAAVPSGASTGDREAVELRDGGERLQGKGVSRAVNNVATEIHQALKGQSPFDQAKIDQLMIDLDGTPNKSRLGANAILGVSMAVARAAAVSQGVPLYRYLGGIDLELPQPFFNVINGGAHADSGIDVQEFMITPVKRESFRDGVEKVANTYHTLKSVLAKEGFETAIGDEGGFAPKLANTEAAIEMLYRAIQEAGYVPGEEIAIALDPASSEFYSTETQHYHFEGQELSSDEMLAYYQALVKKYPAIISIEDGFSEHDWDGFKKQTDAMGATVQLVGDDIFVTNPMIFKEGIEKGVANSVLIKLNQIGTVSESINAIKLARANGYTTMISHRSGETGDTFIADFAVAMNAGQIKTGSMARSERVEKYNQFLRIEEELAGNGTLARFPRK; encoded by the coding sequence ATGTCAATCGTAATTAAAAATGTCAAAGCAAGAGAAGTATTTGATTCACGAGGTAACCCTACAGTCGAAGTCGATGTTTTACTTTCTGATGGCTCTTTAGGTAGAGCAGCTGTTCCGAGTGGTGCTTCTACAGGTGACCGAGAAGCTGTAGAGTTACGTGATGGTGGCGAACGCCTACAAGGAAAAGGTGTCAGTCGCGCAGTCAATAATGTGGCAACAGAAATTCATCAAGCATTAAAAGGGCAATCTCCTTTTGACCAAGCTAAAATCGACCAACTAATGATTGATTTAGACGGAACACCAAATAAAAGTCGTCTAGGTGCCAATGCAATTTTAGGTGTTTCAATGGCAGTTGCTCGAGCTGCTGCGGTTAGTCAAGGCGTTCCTTTGTATCGCTATTTAGGTGGGATTGATTTAGAATTGCCACAACCATTCTTTAACGTTATTAATGGTGGTGCGCATGCAGATTCTGGAATTGATGTTCAAGAATTCATGATTACACCAGTGAAAAGAGAGAGTTTCCGTGATGGTGTTGAAAAAGTAGCTAATACGTATCACACACTAAAGAGCGTTTTAGCCAAAGAAGGTTTTGAAACAGCGATTGGCGATGAAGGTGGCTTTGCACCTAAATTAGCTAATACAGAAGCTGCTATTGAGATGTTATATCGCGCGATTCAAGAAGCTGGTTATGTCCCTGGAGAAGAAATTGCAATTGCTTTAGATCCTGCTTCTAGCGAATTTTATTCTACTGAAACGCAACACTATCATTTTGAAGGCCAAGAACTCTCTTCTGATGAAATGCTTGCTTATTACCAAGCGCTAGTTAAAAAATATCCAGCAATTATTTCGATTGAAGATGGTTTCTCTGAGCATGATTGGGATGGCTTTAAAAAACAAACCGATGCAATGGGAGCTACGGTTCAACTCGTAGGTGACGATATTTTTGTAACCAATCCAATGATTTTTAAAGAAGGAATTGAAAAAGGTGTTGCTAATTCTGTTTTGATTAAATTAAATCAAATTGGTACAGTATCAGAATCTATCAATGCAATTAAGCTAGCTCGTGCCAATGGTTATACAACGATGATTTCCCATCGTTCAGGCGAAACAGGTGATACTTTTATTGCTGACTTTGCCGTTGCTATGAATGCTGGACAAATCAAAACTGGTTCAATGGCCCGTAGCGAACGAGTTGAAAAATACAATCAATTTTTACGCATTGAAGAAGAATTAGCTGGCAATGGAACATTGGCTCGTTTTCCTCGTAAATAA
- a CDS encoding class II fructose-bisphosphate aldolase gives MPLVSGTEIFKAARKGGYAVGAYNTNNLEWTQAILEAAQAKNAPVLIQTSMGAAKYMGGYKLVVHMVEDLIESMNITVPVVLHLDHGEYDDALECIEAGYTSVMFDGSHLPFEENLKLAKDVVEKAHAKGVSVECEVGSIGGEEDGIIGSGELADIDECVQMVNTGIDFLACGIGNIHGAYPENWSGLAFDHLQAIADAVGQDVPLVLHGGSGIPQEQIEKAISMGVSKINVNTEFQLSFAKATREYIEAGKDLEGKGFDPRKLLAPGKAAIVKDAIEHIEWFGSADKA, from the coding sequence ATGCCATTAGTATCAGGTACTGAAATCTTTAAGGCAGCTCGTAAAGGCGGATACGCTGTAGGTGCGTACAATACAAACAACTTAGAATGGACTCAAGCTATTCTTGAGGCTGCTCAAGCGAAAAACGCTCCAGTATTAATCCAAACTTCTATGGGTGCTGCTAAATACATGGGTGGTTACAAATTAGTCGTACACATGGTTGAAGATTTAATTGAATCAATGAACATTACTGTACCAGTCGTTTTACACTTAGACCATGGTGAATACGATGATGCATTAGAATGTATCGAAGCTGGTTATACTTCAGTTATGTTTGATGGTTCTCACTTACCATTCGAAGAAAACTTAAAATTAGCTAAAGACGTTGTTGAAAAAGCACATGCTAAAGGTGTTTCTGTAGAATGTGAAGTTGGTTCAATCGGCGGAGAAGAAGATGGAATCATCGGTTCTGGCGAATTAGCTGACATCGACGAGTGTGTACAAATGGTTAACACTGGAATTGATTTCTTAGCATGTGGTATTGGTAACATCCACGGTGCTTACCCAGAAAACTGGTCTGGTTTAGCATTTGACCACTTACAAGCTATCGCTGATGCTGTAGGCCAAGATGTACCATTAGTATTACATGGTGGATCAGGTATCCCTCAAGAACAAATTGAAAAAGCAATCTCAATGGGTGTTTCTAAAATTAACGTTAACACTGAATTCCAATTATCATTTGCTAAAGCAACTCGTGAATACATCGAAGCTGGCAAAGATTTAGAAGGAAAAGGTTTTGACCCTCGTAAATTATTAGCACCAGGTAAAGCTGCTATCGTTAAAGATGCAATCGAACATATCGAATGGTTCGGTTCAGCTGACAAAGCTTAA
- a CDS encoding glycosyltransferase family 8 protein — MNQKIELLFTLDEGYLRPLKVALLSIHANNPKQAFRIWLVHERISQESLVSLQAFSEHLGFEFREMKVDGSNWENAPTVARYPKEMYFRLLAGEILPEEITKVLYLDPDILVINSLNELWNIDLTNHLLAAATHIGLLDLTTPLNKVRLDLDHEYYNSGIMLLNLAQAREKIKWEDISQVLQKHANYLLLPDQDILNYLYGKYALTIPEEKWNYDARMYTKYLAKSLNKHDIHWVLRNTAILHFCGKPKPWSKKHDNRFTALYLNYQQRTDIIEESIRKKL, encoded by the coding sequence ATGAACCAAAAAATTGAACTGCTTTTTACTTTAGATGAAGGGTATTTGCGCCCTCTTAAAGTGGCGTTGCTTTCAATTCATGCTAATAATCCCAAGCAAGCCTTTCGAATATGGTTAGTACATGAACGTATCTCACAAGAAAGTTTAGTATCATTACAAGCGTTTAGTGAACATTTAGGATTTGAGTTTCGTGAAATGAAAGTTGATGGCAGTAATTGGGAGAATGCTCCAACTGTAGCTCGATATCCGAAAGAAATGTATTTTCGTCTGTTAGCGGGTGAAATCTTACCTGAGGAAATCACCAAAGTTTTGTATCTAGATCCAGATATTTTAGTCATTAATTCGTTAAATGAACTATGGAATATTGATTTAACGAATCATTTGTTAGCGGCTGCAACGCATATTGGCTTGCTTGATTTAACAACACCTTTGAATAAAGTTCGCCTAGATTTAGATCATGAATATTATAATTCAGGAATTATGCTGCTAAACTTAGCGCAAGCAAGAGAAAAAATCAAATGGGAGGATATCAGTCAGGTACTTCAAAAACATGCCAACTATTTGCTATTGCCAGATCAAGATATTTTGAATTATTTATATGGAAAATATGCACTGACGATACCAGAAGAAAAATGGAATTATGATGCGCGTATGTATACGAAATATCTTGCTAAAAGTTTGAATAAACATGATATTCATTGGGTGCTGCGTAATACGGCAATTCTTCATTTTTGTGGTAAACCAAAACCTTGGAGTAAAAAGCATGATAATCGCTTTACTGCCTTGTATTTGAACTATCAACAACGAACAGACATCATTGAAGAAAGTATTCGAAAAAAATTGTAA
- a CDS encoding type B 50S ribosomal protein L31, translating to MKESIHPDYHPVVFLDSTTGFKFLSGSTKSSQETIEWEDGNTYPVIRVEVTSDSHPFYTGRQKFTQADGRVDRFNKKYGLKDENAAE from the coding sequence ATGAAAGAAAGCATCCATCCAGATTACCATCCAGTAGTGTTTTTAGACTCAACAACAGGTTTTAAATTCTTGTCAGGATCAACTAAATCTTCACAAGAAACAATCGAATGGGAAGACGGCAATACTTACCCAGTAATCCGTGTCGAAGTTACTTCTGACTCACATCCATTCTACACTGGACGTCAAAAATTCACTCAAGCAGACGGACGCGTGGACCGTTTCAACAAAAAATACGGTCTCAAAGACGAAAACGCTGCGGAATAA
- the rho gene encoding transcription termination factor Rho, with the protein MSDYLTMAELDHKTLKEIYTYAKEFKIPYYSQMNKKELSLAVIRAQAEKQGFFYMEGILDIVGQEGYGFLRPINYGPSAEDIYISSSQIRRFGLRNGDKVAGKARPPKESERYYGLMHVESVNGKNPEEAKERPHFPALTPLYPEKQIKLETTKGRLSTRMIDMFSPVGFGQRGLIVAPPKAGKTSILKEIANGITENYPDVELIVLLIDERPEEVTDLERSVKGDVVSSTFDLQPSNHTRVAELVLERAMRLVEDKRDVVILMDSITRLARAYNLVVPPSGRTLSGGIDPAALYKPKKFFGAARNIEEGGSLTILATALVDTGSRMDDVIYEEFKGTGNMELQLSRNLAERRIFPAIDLKKSSTRKEELLMSSEQLEETWRLRNHMTGDSLEYTDQFIQFLKKTKNNQEFLEAFHDVTFNEKRVKRNVKR; encoded by the coding sequence ATGAGCGACTATTTAACAATGGCGGAGTTAGATCATAAAACATTAAAAGAAATCTATACGTACGCAAAAGAATTTAAAATTCCTTATTATAGTCAAATGAACAAAAAAGAATTATCCTTAGCGGTTATTCGTGCGCAAGCCGAAAAGCAAGGTTTTTTCTACATGGAAGGAATTCTAGATATTGTTGGTCAAGAAGGTTATGGCTTTTTACGACCAATTAACTATGGTCCAAGTGCTGAAGATATTTATATTTCTAGCTCACAAATTCGTCGTTTTGGCTTACGAAATGGAGATAAGGTTGCTGGAAAAGCTAGACCACCCAAAGAATCGGAACGTTATTATGGTTTGATGCATGTTGAAAGTGTCAATGGGAAAAATCCTGAAGAAGCCAAAGAGCGTCCCCATTTTCCAGCACTGACTCCATTATATCCAGAAAAACAAATTAAATTAGAAACGACTAAAGGGCGTCTCTCTACGCGGATGATTGATATGTTTTCACCAGTAGGGTTTGGACAACGTGGATTAATCGTTGCACCACCTAAAGCAGGGAAAACTAGTATTTTGAAAGAAATCGCTAACGGTATTACAGAAAATTATCCTGATGTTGAATTAATTGTTTTACTAATTGATGAACGTCCTGAAGAAGTAACCGACTTAGAACGTAGCGTGAAAGGCGATGTGGTTTCATCTACATTTGATTTACAACCAAGTAATCATACTCGTGTTGCTGAATTAGTTTTAGAGCGTGCGATGCGTTTAGTAGAAGACAAACGTGATGTTGTTATTTTGATGGATAGCATTACACGTTTAGCTCGTGCCTATAACTTAGTTGTACCGCCAAGTGGTCGGACATTAAGTGGTGGGATTGATCCTGCTGCGTTGTATAAACCAAAAAAATTCTTTGGAGCAGCCCGAAATATTGAAGAAGGCGGTAGCTTAACCATTCTAGCAACTGCTTTAGTAGATACAGGTAGTCGTATGGACGATGTGATTTATGAAGAGTTTAAAGGAACAGGAAATATGGAGCTGCAATTATCACGAAATCTAGCAGAACGTCGTATTTTCCCTGCCATTGACTTGAAGAAATCAAGTACACGTAAAGAAGAATTGCTTATGTCTAGCGAACAGTTAGAAGAAACATGGCGTTTACGTAATCACATGACAGGTGATTCATTAGAATATACCGATCAATTCATTCAATTCTTGAAGAAAACCAAAAATAATCAAGAATTTCTTGAAGCATTTCATGATGTGACATTTAATGAAAAAAGAGTCAAAAGAAATGTGAAAAGATAA
- a CDS encoding CTP synthase, with translation MTKYIFVTGGVVSSIGKGIVAASLGRLLKNRGLNVTIQKFDPYINVDPGTMSPYQHGEVFVTDDGAETDLDLGHYERFIDINLNQYSNVTTGKVYSEVLRKERKGEYLGATVQVIPHITNEIKDKIMRAATTTDADIIITEVGGTVGDIESLPFLEALRQMKADVGSDNVLYIHTTLIPYLKAAGEMKTKPTQHSVKELRSLGIQPNILVVRTEQPVSQGTKDKLAQFCDVAPEAVIESLDVDTLYSIPLNLQKQGMDQIVCDYLKIDAPAADMTEWQALESKVLNLKKSVRIALVGKYVELPDAYLSVVEALKHAGFADDADIEIDWVNAAELTYENVTDYLQAADGILVPGGFGDRGIEGKIEAIRYARENDVPFLGICLGMQLACVEFARNVVGLEGAHSAETDPETPYNIIDLMKDQENIENLGGTLRLGLYPCQLKPGTKTATAYHNEAVVQERHRHRYEFNNEYREQFEANGLVFSGVSPDNRLVEIVEFPENKFFVACQFHPELISRPNRPQRLIQAFVDASLENK, from the coding sequence ATGACAAAATATATTTTTGTAACTGGCGGTGTTGTTTCTTCGATTGGGAAAGGAATTGTTGCAGCATCATTAGGGCGTTTACTGAAAAATCGTGGATTGAACGTAACCATTCAAAAATTTGATCCGTATATCAATGTCGATCCAGGAACAATGAGCCCATATCAACATGGAGAAGTTTTTGTAACGGATGATGGAGCAGAAACAGATTTGGATTTAGGTCACTATGAACGGTTTATCGATATTAATTTAAACCAATATTCTAACGTAACAACTGGGAAAGTTTATTCTGAGGTTTTACGCAAAGAACGTAAAGGGGAATATTTAGGTGCAACTGTACAAGTGATTCCTCATATTACAAATGAAATCAAAGATAAAATTATGCGAGCAGCTACCACTACAGATGCCGATATTATTATTACAGAAGTGGGTGGGACTGTTGGCGATATTGAGTCCTTACCATTTTTAGAAGCCTTGCGCCAAATGAAAGCTGATGTAGGTAGTGACAATGTCTTATACATTCATACAACCTTAATTCCTTATTTAAAAGCTGCTGGAGAAATGAAAACAAAACCAACGCAACATAGTGTAAAAGAATTACGTAGTTTGGGTATCCAACCAAATATTTTAGTCGTTCGTACAGAGCAACCTGTTTCTCAAGGTACAAAAGACAAATTAGCACAATTTTGTGATGTTGCGCCAGAAGCTGTTATTGAATCATTAGATGTTGATACGCTTTATTCCATTCCGTTGAATTTACAAAAACAAGGGATGGATCAAATTGTTTGTGACTACTTAAAAATTGATGCGCCAGCAGCAGATATGACTGAATGGCAAGCATTGGAATCAAAAGTATTGAATTTGAAAAAATCAGTTCGAATTGCTTTAGTTGGGAAATATGTTGAATTACCTGATGCGTATTTATCGGTAGTCGAAGCGTTAAAACATGCGGGATTTGCTGATGATGCCGATATTGAAATTGATTGGGTAAATGCTGCTGAATTAACGTATGAAAACGTAACGGATTATTTGCAAGCAGCCGATGGAATCTTAGTGCCGGGTGGTTTTGGAGACCGTGGTATCGAAGGGAAAATTGAAGCTATTCGCTATGCTCGTGAAAACGATGTACCATTCTTAGGAATTTGTTTAGGTATGCAACTAGCCTGTGTCGAATTTGCTCGCAATGTTGTTGGTTTAGAAGGCGCACATTCAGCAGAAACAGACCCAGAAACACCATACAATATTATTGATTTAATGAAAGATCAAGAAAACATTGAAAATTTAGGTGGCACATTACGCTTAGGCTTGTATCCTTGCCAATTAAAACCAGGGACTAAAACAGCAACAGCTTACCATAACGAAGCAGTTGTGCAAGAACGCCATCGCCATCGTTATGAGTTTAACAATGAGTACCGTGAGCAATTTGAAGCTAATGGATTAGTTTTTTCAGGAGTTTCTCCAGACAATCGCTTAGTGGAAATTGTTGAATTCCCAGAAAATAAATTCTTTGTGGCTTGCCAATTCCATCCTGAATTAATTTCTCGGCCAAATCGTCCACAACGTTTAATTCAAGCTTTTGTCGATGCTTCATTAGAAAATAAATAA
- a CDS encoding PadR family transcriptional regulator, producing the protein MTDKNRSSQMLKGILSGCILVLLDYETLYGYTLSLKLEEIGFDQIPKGTIYPLLLSLEKKGFIASTLVPSPDGPSRKYYHLTNSGKNEKAYFMTEWQQLQLNVSTLLDRFS; encoded by the coding sequence ATGACAGATAAAAACAGATCTTCTCAGATGTTAAAAGGAATTCTTTCCGGATGTATCCTTGTATTGTTAGATTACGAAACGCTATATGGTTACACCTTAAGTTTGAAACTCGAGGAAATCGGTTTTGACCAGATACCTAAGGGAACGATTTATCCTTTATTATTGAGTTTAGAAAAGAAAGGCTTCATTGCTAGCACTTTGGTCCCTTCACCTGATGGACCAAGCCGTAAATATTATCATTTAACCAATAGTGGTAAAAATGAAAAAGCGTACTTTATGACCGAGTGGCAACAATTACAACTCAATGTCAGTACCCTTTTAGATAGATTCAGCTAG
- a CDS encoding MFS transporter, which yields MGKSKLWTKDFVLVALINFITYLVYYLLMIIIAEFAMKSLGASPSQAGSAVGIFIIGALIARIITGSIIEQIGYKRMLFIGLGIYFISSFFYYPLNNLMLLMVVRFIHGIGFGVTSVVTSTVAAQIIPIERRGEGIGYYSLSTTLASATGPMLGMFLVRQLSFNTIITLSIILLVLGMFGGFILHMPKAKKVVPTNSQQKISIHHFLEKKAVPISLIGMLLGIGYSSIVSFLTSYTAEINLVAAGSFFFIAYSIAILFSRPIAGRWIDTKGENFVMYPSFIAFAIGLLLMGTTVNSWMLLLAALFIGAGFGTFLSSGQTIAIKVAPEHRIGLATSTFLAIVDFGVGIGPSILGAFVPIIAYRGVYISMAILAMVAGIFYLLFNKKILNT from the coding sequence TTGGGGAAATCAAAGTTATGGACAAAAGATTTCGTATTAGTCGCACTTATTAATTTCATTACTTATTTAGTGTATTACTTATTAATGATTATTATTGCTGAATTTGCAATGAAATCATTAGGTGCATCACCTAGTCAAGCAGGTAGTGCCGTGGGGATTTTTATCATTGGAGCTTTAATTGCTCGAATTATTACAGGTAGCATCATTGAACAGATTGGTTATAAGCGAATGCTTTTTATTGGTCTAGGAATTTATTTTATTTCCTCATTCTTTTATTACCCTCTTAACAATTTAATGCTCTTAATGGTCGTTCGTTTTATTCATGGGATTGGTTTTGGTGTAACTTCAGTGGTAACAAGTACTGTCGCCGCACAAATTATTCCAATAGAACGTCGCGGAGAAGGTATCGGCTATTATTCATTAAGTACCACGTTAGCTTCTGCTACAGGTCCAATGTTAGGGATGTTTTTAGTCCGTCAGCTATCTTTTAACACAATTATTACGCTATCGATTATTTTATTAGTGCTTGGGATGTTTGGTGGATTCATTTTACATATGCCCAAAGCAAAAAAAGTCGTACCAACTAATTCACAGCAAAAAATTTCCATTCATCATTTCTTAGAAAAAAAAGCCGTACCGATTTCATTGATTGGTATGTTATTAGGAATTGGTTACTCTAGCATTGTTAGTTTCCTAACTTCTTATACAGCTGAAATTAATTTGGTTGCTGCTGGTAGCTTCTTTTTTATTGCCTATTCCATCGCCATTTTATTTTCTCGACCAATTGCTGGACGTTGGATAGATACAAAAGGGGAAAACTTTGTCATGTACCCGTCATTTATTGCCTTTGCGATTGGTTTATTGTTAATGGGTACTACTGTAAATAGTTGGATGTTATTGTTAGCTGCGCTTTTTATTGGTGCTGGATTTGGTACGTTTTTATCTAGTGGACAAACCATTGCCATTAAAGTCGCACCTGAGCACCGAATTGGCTTAGCAACTTCGACTTTCTTAGCAATTGTCGACTTTGGAGTGGGGATTGGTCCTTCGATTTTAGGCGCATTTGTACCAATTATTGCGTATCGTGGCGTTTATATTAGTATGGCAATTTTAGCTATGGTGGCAGGTATTTTTTATTTACTCTTTAATAAAAAAATCTTGAATACTTAA
- a CDS encoding EamA family transporter: MIEHKTTAKQTTDSRSLVYASFSAFFASLTAILSKIGIENVESNLGTAIRTVVILLISWLIVIYQKKQTTIKNITKRNWLFLILSGCATGLSWLCYYKALQMGPASIVVPIDKLSIVVTVLFSVTVLHESLKKKAILGLFVLVVGTLLY, encoded by the coding sequence ATGATTGAACATAAAACAACGGCAAAACAAACTACGGACAGTCGCTCGTTAGTATATGCTAGTTTTTCAGCTTTTTTTGCTAGTCTAACAGCCATCCTAAGTAAAATTGGCATAGAAAATGTTGAATCGAATCTTGGAACAGCGATTCGAACAGTCGTTATTTTACTTATTTCTTGGTTGATTGTCATTTATCAGAAAAAACAAACTACTATTAAAAATATTACGAAACGCAATTGGTTATTTTTGATTCTTTCAGGATGTGCGACTGGATTATCTTGGCTATGTTATTACAAAGCGTTACAAATGGGGCCTGCTAGTATTGTCGTTCCTATTGATAAATTAAGTATTGTCGTCACCGTGCTTTTTAGCGTAACCGTCTTACATGAATCGCTAAAGAAAAAAGCCATACTAGGCTTATTCGTCTTGGTAGTAGGCACCTTATTATACTGA
- a CDS encoding UDP-N-acetylglucosamine 1-carboxyvinyltransferase — protein MKKIVIHGNRPLSGEVTISGAKNSAVALIPAAILADSPVTLEGVPDIQDVHSLIEILEIMGVKTKFANNELEIDPTGIVSIPMPSGKINSLRASYYFMGALLGKFGEGVVGLPGGCYLGPRPINLHVKGFEALGAEVTNEHGAMYLRAPEEGLQGDRIFLDMVSIGATINIMLAAVKAEGRTIIENAAREPEIIDVATLLNNMGAKIRGAGTDEIRIEGVKELHGCRHSIIPDRIEAGTYLSLAAAAGDGITIKNVIYEHLDSFISKLEEIGVAMDISEDSIYVHPSKNLKPAIVKTYPYPGFATDLQQPITPLLLKAQGKSEITDTIYQQRVNHIPELVRMGATASIEGNMMFVEGPSELRGAEVEASDLRAGACLVIAGLMAEGTTKISKVEYILRGYDNIIEKLTALGAEVEMVEE, from the coding sequence ATGAAAAAAATAGTCATTCATGGGAATCGTCCACTATCTGGAGAAGTAACAATTAGCGGGGCAAAAAACAGTGCGGTAGCATTAATTCCAGCGGCGATTTTAGCTGATTCTCCAGTAACTTTGGAAGGTGTACCAGATATTCAAGATGTTCATTCATTAATTGAAATTTTAGAAATTATGGGTGTCAAAACAAAATTTGCGAACAATGAATTAGAAATTGATCCAACAGGTATTGTGTCGATTCCAATGCCAAGTGGGAAAATTAATAGCTTACGTGCTTCGTATTATTTCATGGGAGCATTACTTGGTAAATTTGGCGAAGGTGTCGTAGGTCTACCAGGAGGATGTTACTTAGGTCCTCGTCCAATTAATTTGCATGTAAAAGGTTTTGAAGCTTTAGGTGCAGAAGTAACAAATGAACATGGTGCAATGTATTTGCGTGCACCTGAAGAAGGTTTACAAGGCGACCGTATTTTCTTAGATATGGTATCGATTGGTGCTACTATCAATATTATGTTAGCTGCTGTTAAAGCAGAGGGTCGTACGATTATTGAAAATGCCGCAAGAGAACCAGAAATCATTGACGTGGCAACTTTATTAAATAATATGGGTGCTAAAATTCGTGGTGCTGGTACAGATGAAATCCGCATTGAAGGAGTAAAAGAATTACATGGTTGTCGTCATTCAATTATTCCTGACCGTATAGAAGCAGGTACCTATTTATCTTTAGCCGCAGCTGCTGGCGATGGAATTACTATTAAAAACGTGATTTACGAGCATCTAGATAGTTTCATTTCTAAATTAGAAGAAATTGGTGTCGCAATGGACATCAGCGAAGATAGCATTTATGTTCATCCTTCAAAAAATTTAAAACCAGCTATCGTAAAAACTTATCCATATCCAGGTTTTGCGACAGATTTACAACAACCAATCACACCATTATTGTTAAAAGCCCAAGGGAAATCAGAAATCACAGATACGATTTATCAACAACGTGTCAATCATATTCCTGAATTAGTTCGTATGGGAGCGACGGCTTCAATTGAAGGTAATATGATGTTTGTAGAAGGTCCAAGTGAATTACGCGGGGCAGAAGTAGAAGCCTCTGATTTACGTGCTGGTGCTTGTTTAGTTATTGCTGGATTAATGGCAGAAGGAACAACAAAAATTAGCAAAGTAGAATACATTTTACGTGGTTATGACAATATTATTGAGAAACTAACGGCTTTAGGTGCCGAAGTCGAGATGGTAGAGGAGTAA
- a CDS encoding NUDIX hydrolase, whose amino-acid sequence MEKLTEERLKKHITFRTHQSHLIDYFQSSVFVPLVEIDGEYHLVFEKRAETIRQGGEICFPGGKIDPTDESPQLAAIRETCEELGCRPEGIEILGNLDTLIMPTGMLVHAYVGLLQTPLEELTISADEVEKVFTVPVAFFLENKPKEYQCQVLVHPYIVDPKTGEKEILLPVEELGLPQHYQEPWGAGQHQLLFYQTEELIWGLTAKIVANFVHEIKQ is encoded by the coding sequence ATGGAAAAATTAACAGAAGAACGGTTAAAAAAGCACATTACCTTTCGAACGCATCAAAGTCACTTAATTGATTATTTTCAATCATCAGTATTTGTACCTCTAGTAGAAATTGATGGTGAATATCATCTTGTATTTGAAAAACGAGCAGAAACTATCCGTCAAGGTGGGGAAATTTGTTTTCCAGGAGGCAAAATTGATCCGACTGATGAATCACCTCAGCTCGCAGCAATTCGAGAAACATGTGAAGAATTAGGTTGTCGTCCAGAAGGAATTGAAATTTTGGGTAATTTAGATACCTTAATCATGCCCACAGGAATGTTAGTCCATGCTTATGTAGGATTATTACAGACTCCTTTAGAAGAATTAACTATTTCAGCTGATGAGGTAGAAAAAGTATTCACAGTTCCGGTAGCCTTTTTCCTAGAGAACAAACCAAAAGAATACCAGTGCCAGGTATTGGTTCATCCTTATATTGTTGATCCAAAAACAGGAGAAAAAGAAATTCTGTTGCCAGTAGAAGAATTAGGCTTACCACAACATTATCAAGAACCGTGGGGAGCAGGGCAACATCAACTGCTCTTTTATCAAACTGAAGAATTAATTTGGGGTTTAACAGCAAAAATTGTGGCTAATTTTGTTCATGAAATTAAACAATAA